A single window of Populus nigra chromosome 17, ddPopNigr1.1, whole genome shotgun sequence DNA harbors:
- the LOC133676920 gene encoding heme-binding-like protein At3g10130, chloroplastic, with product MARIFRQSSWKQAIELESNRTRTKDMLLSNCAPPVLTMIRYTSPSKIKSMATDRTTATSPQRRPMSAFEARVSLVLALASQASYQSQRRKFLFDLANETTKYLFPKRSGSRDLEEALMAVPDLETLKYKVSSRKEGYEIRELEPYYVAETTMSGETGFDFYGASRSFNVLAEYLFGKNTMKEKMEMTTPVITRKTEPVMTKEGKWRMSFVMPSKYGANLPLPKDPTVRVEEVPGRVVAVVAFSGFVTDEEVKQRELKLRNALKRDPEFRVKDSASVEVAQYNPPFTLPFTRRNEIALEVERKEQ from the exons ATGGCCAGAATCTTCCGTCAGAGTAGTTGGAAGCAAGCCATAGAATTAGAAAGCAACAGAACAAGAACCAAGGATATGCTTCTCAGCAACTGCGCGCCTCCGGTTCTTACCATGATTCGGTATACTTCTCCATCTAAAATCAAATCGATGGCTACAGACAGGACCACAGCAACTTCTCCGCAGAGAAGGCCCATGTCGGCCTTCGAAGCTCGAGTCTCTCTCGTCCTTGCCCTCGCTTCTCAGGCTTCTTATCAGTCTCAAAGACGTAAAT TTTTATTCGATTTGGCTAATGAAACTACGAAATACTTGTTTCCAAAGAGAAGTGGGAGCCGGGATTTGGAGGAAGCTTTGATGGCAG TTCCAGACCTTGAAACGTTGAAGTACAAGGTATCGAGCAGGAAAGAAGGGTACGAGATTAGAGAACTTGAG CCTTATTATGTTGCCGAGACGACGATGTCAGGGGAGACTGGATTTGATTTCTATGGTGCCTCTCGGTCTTTCAATGTTTTAGCAGAGTACTTGTTTGGGAAG AACACGATGAAGGAGAAAATGGAAATGACTACGCCTGTAATTACTCGCAAGACCGAGCCTGTGATGACCAAAGAG GGGAAGTGGCGAATGTCCTTTGTCATGCCATCCAAGTACGGCGCTAATCTGCCGTTGCCCAAGGATCCAACTGTGAGGGTTGAAGAGGTTCCGGGGAGAGTTGTTGCCGTCGTTGCTTTCTCAG GTTTTGTTACCGATGAAGAAGTTAAACAACGGGAATTGAAGTTACGTAATGCTTTGAAAAGGGACCCGGAATTTAGAGTAAAAGACAGTGCTTCGGTGGAAGTTGCTCAG TACAATCCACCTTTTACTCTTCCGTTCACACGCCGCAACGAGATTGCGCTGGAAGTGGAAAGGAAGGAACAATAG